GTACGCGGCCTGCAACCCAACGGTACCATTATCATCAAGGAAAACAATACCATCGGCGAAGACGACTTTGATCCGCAAGACAGCAGCGTCACCCGCACAGATGACAAGTTCCGCGCCCTATTTGCACAGGCCGGCATGAAGCTCATCGCCACCGACCGCCAGAAGGGCCTCCCGGCGGAGCTCTACCCAGTACGCATGTACGCACTGAAGCCCGCTCAGTCTACGTAATCATTACTATAAGCAGTTGCCATCTAGGGCCGCGTCTCAGATAGGAGCGAAAGACTAAATTCGATGGAATTTTTATCTTCATGGTAGTCAGTTGAACTATGCTTTTGTGGTAAGTGTATCATCCTAGACGCAGACCTATTGCTATAAGCTACTAAGTCATATAGGGTCTCTCGAACAGCACACCTGTCCTGAACGTTTGACCCTTAACAATGCAATAATGCCCTTGCTAGTTGGCAGTACGGAAGGCCATGCGGAGAAAGCTCGCTTTTTTATACTCTTTCTCGAGAGGTGATAGCGCCGTTCTGCAAACCCGATTAGGGCTGCATTCCGCCACAGTACATAAAATACAAAGAGAACATCTATTAGACGGGAGATGCACTGTCTCTGGTTATGCTGTGTGCGAGAGTTATCATGGCATCTCGAAGTCTTGTTACATGGAGTGCCCACGTGACCATGATCCGTTTGCAATGACGTGTCTGCGCCTCCTCTCCGCTTCCAATTTTACGCTGGCCGCTGTACTTTAGTTGCACTAGTAGTATACATTCTATGACACTGCCACAAACTGCTTCCTGGGTCGGGGATCACTTCGTGGGTTTGGAGAGCTGCATACTGGGTCGACTAGGCTAGTTGTCGTGATCAACCGATAGCGGAAGGCGGACGAGCCTCGGAAATAGTACTAGGCAGTGGTTGGCTTTTGTTTTTAGCTGTGTTTCAAGATGTCAGCGAGAACAAGCAGGGAGGCAGGCGCCTCCAGGGTGATGGGAGGTCGGAGTAGTATGGATGGAAAGTCCGGGACAGGAACAGGGTATTTGGAACAGCTGAACTCGCCAAGCATTCAGAAGCTCATGCACTCGGACGCTTCCACGACAGCACTATTGGAGAGGTTGAAGATGTCCCTAGTGACTTGCGTGGAGTTCACGAAGTTCATAAGAAAGAAATACTTGCTAGAAGAGGGCCATGCGCAGGAGATGGGCAAGGCTTATAAGAACTTCTTTCCGGAGGGCGGTGAGTGCAGCTTGCAGAATAGCATACATAAGGTTTTGGAGTATGACGGAAAACTTGCGCAGGTGAAACTTTCATATGTTGCTGCGTTGCAGAAGATGTACGATGAGTTAACGTCGCTTCTTGCATCCATGACTAAAATGCGCAAATCCCTCAAGGAGAGCAGTCGGCGGTTGGAAAAAGAGGTCGCAGATGCTATACATAGCGCCGAAAAGGCAAAGGCAAGATATATGTCCTTGTGCATGGATTGGGAGAAGCTCAAGCTTGTAGATCCTGCAAAGACGAAGTTGACATTGCGGGGCTCAAAGACCACTCGAGAGCAGGAAGAGGACCTTATTAGAAAGATTGATAACGCAGACATGGACTATAAGCAAAAAGTTGATCATTCGACGTCTCTTCGTAATACTTACGTGTCTAAAGAGCGTCCTAAAATAGTATCGGAGTTGAAGGATTTGATTTTGGAATTAGATACGGCCATATCGATACAACTTCAGAAGTATACCATCTGGACAGAAAATTTGATTTTGAATAGCGGTGTAACCATCATCCCATTCGAGGGCTCATCGGGTAGCATGAAGGATAAAGCTGCTTCTGTGAACGCTCCCCAGGACTTGTTTGAATATCTGGAGGCGTATTGTAAGAATAATGACTTGATGAAAAAGAACCTCGTTCCAGTGGACTACAGGAAACACCCGTCGATGATTAGGCATAATGCTTCTCCTCACCCATCCGGAATTGGTATTCAAAGCACTTACGGAAACCACTCTAAGGGGGGTATGCCCACTGCGAACGAATCTCCGTTCGAAGTGAAGCACACTCCTCCCACGACACCCAATAGTACGAAAGTGTCAGGGGGGAGTGGATATTCGTCTGGCACAGTTATTACTACTCCAGGAAATAACAAAAAGAAAACAATGATGGATGTCCTGGGACCTGCACAGGATAAGCAAGGTAATAATAGTTCGAAATTCGGCACTCTAGACCCTGGGTCTAGGAGGCCGGGTCCTGGCCAATCAACCCTTGCGAACACTCTAGCCGTATCACTGGGTACCGACCGCCAGAAGTCAAAGGATGAAGCTGGTCCAATCATTCCAGCTGGGTCGCGGTTGACAAAAACTTTCTCTGTTCCTCTAGAGCACCTTGCAGAATACGAGCAAGACCTGGTGCCTGCAATAGTCCGGCAATGTATCTACATCATCGACAAGTATGGGTTGTATTTGGAAGGAATTTACCGCAGGTCCGCAAATGTTCTAGAGGTGAGCAGGTTGAAAGAAGAAATAGATAGAGACCCTTCGAACATATCAATGTTACTACCTTCCAAAAACTACACCGATTCAGATATTTATCTGGTAAGCTCTCTCTTGAAGACCTTTTTTGCTAGTCTTCCAGACCCTCTTCTCCCCAGCTCA
This is a stretch of genomic DNA from Eremothecium gossypii ATCC 10895 chromosome VI, complete sequence. It encodes these proteins:
- the RGD1 gene encoding GTPase-activating protein RGD1 (Syntenic homolog of Saccharomyces cerevisiae YBR260C (RGD1)); the protein is MSARTSREAGASRVMGGRSSMDGKSGTGTGYLEQLNSPSIQKLMHSDASTTALLERLKMSLVTCVEFTKFIRKKYLLEEGHAQEMGKAYKNFFPEGGECSLQNSIHKVLEYDGKLAQVKLSYVAALQKMYDELTSLLASMTKMRKSLKESSRRLEKEVADAIHSAEKAKARYMSLCMDWEKLKLVDPAKTKLTLRGSKTTREQEEDLIRKIDNADMDYKQKVDHSTSLRNTYVSKERPKIVSELKDLILELDTAISIQLQKYTIWTENLILNSGVTIIPFEGSSGSMKDKAASVNAPQDLFEYLEAYCKNNDLMKKNLVPVDYRKHPSMIRHNASPHPSGIGIQSTYGNHSKGGMPTANESPFEVKHTPPTTPNSTKVSGGSGYSSGTVITTPGNNKKKTMMDVLGPAQDKQGNNSSKFGTLDPGSRRPGPGQSTLANTLAVSLGTDRQKSKDEAGPIIPAGSRLTKTFSVPLEHLAEYEQDLVPAIVRQCIYIIDKYGLYLEGIYRRSANVLEVSRLKEEIDRDPSNISMLLPSKNYTDSDIYLVSSLLKTFFASLPDPLLPSSMADEIKTCLSIENPVTRKNFMHGLIYKLPDCQYWTMRALIFHLKRVLDRQEKNRMNLKALCIIWGPSLVPPREDDINDVNYQINTMEVLFDVADQAFEPE